From Phaeocystidibacter marisrubri, the proteins below share one genomic window:
- a CDS encoding acyl-CoA dehydrogenase family protein, translating to MSTDKNFIKGGEFLIRDIEPNDIFIPEEFSEEQLMMAQATTDFIDKEVWPNKARFENKDYAFTLEVMKKAGELGLLGISVPEEYGGLGMGFNTGMLVCDRISGATGSLSTAYGAHTGIGTLPILLYGNEEQKQKYLPKLASGEWIGAYCLTEPGAGSDANSGRTKAELSDDGKSYVINGQKMWISNAGYADLFIVFARIEDDKNITGFIVEKGVEGLTLGDEEHKMGIRASSTRQVFFNNVTIPVGNLLGERNGGFKIAMNALNVGRIKLSAACLDANRRGISVSIKYANEREQFKTPISSFGAIQSKFADMAAKHFATESASYRAGQDIEDNIARLTAEGVDPQEAKLKGVEEYAIECAIMKVHTSEASTFIADEAVQIHGGMGFSADTTVESAYRDVRIARIYEGTNEINRMLTVGMLLKKAMKGELDLMSPAMKVAGELMEIPDFDTPDYSQPLSEEAELLGKMKKAILMVAGKAVETFGMNVEEEQEVLMSVADMIIETYVAQSAVLRAAKLTQSGHANAEAAREMARLYMYFATEKLHLAGKEAIYAFTEGDEQRMMLMGLRRFTKWQNPPNPKELRRSIAKRIIEANKYPF from the coding sequence ATGAGTACAGATAAGAACTTCATTAAAGGCGGAGAGTTTCTCATCCGCGACATCGAGCCAAATGATATTTTCATTCCTGAAGAATTCAGCGAAGAACAACTCATGATGGCTCAGGCTACGACCGACTTCATCGACAAAGAAGTTTGGCCTAATAAAGCTCGATTTGAAAACAAGGATTACGCTTTCACTCTAGAAGTGATGAAGAAGGCCGGTGAACTCGGACTTCTCGGCATTTCAGTTCCAGAGGAGTACGGCGGATTGGGAATGGGTTTTAACACAGGAATGTTAGTGTGTGACCGAATTTCAGGAGCCACCGGATCCCTTTCTACCGCTTATGGCGCTCATACCGGAATCGGCACACTCCCTATTCTACTATACGGAAATGAAGAGCAAAAACAGAAATACCTCCCAAAACTCGCTTCGGGCGAATGGATTGGAGCCTACTGTTTGACAGAGCCTGGTGCGGGTTCCGATGCAAACTCTGGTAGAACGAAGGCAGAATTGTCCGATGACGGCAAGAGCTACGTTATCAACGGACAAAAAATGTGGATTTCAAATGCTGGTTATGCGGATCTCTTCATTGTATTTGCCAGAATTGAAGACGATAAAAACATTACGGGTTTCATCGTAGAAAAAGGCGTCGAGGGACTAACCCTAGGAGACGAGGAGCACAAAATGGGTATCCGTGCTTCTTCTACTCGTCAGGTATTCTTCAACAACGTAACCATTCCAGTGGGCAACCTACTCGGTGAGAGAAATGGCGGTTTCAAAATTGCCATGAACGCTCTAAACGTAGGTCGCATTAAATTATCAGCAGCTTGCTTAGACGCTAACCGCAGAGGCATCAGTGTATCCATCAAATACGCCAACGAGCGCGAGCAATTCAAAACACCAATTTCAAGTTTCGGTGCCATCCAGTCGAAGTTTGCCGATATGGCTGCTAAGCATTTCGCTACTGAAAGTGCATCCTACAGAGCGGGTCAGGATATTGAAGACAATATTGCGCGCCTTACTGCAGAAGGAGTTGACCCACAAGAGGCAAAACTCAAAGGGGTGGAAGAATACGCCATCGAATGTGCCATTATGAAAGTGCACACTTCAGAGGCCAGCACTTTCATTGCCGATGAAGCTGTTCAAATTCATGGAGGTATGGGCTTCTCTGCAGACACGACCGTAGAGAGCGCCTATCGCGATGTTCGAATCGCTCGTATTTACGAAGGAACGAACGAAATCAACCGCATGCTTACCGTTGGTATGTTGTTGAAGAAAGCGATGAAGGGTGAGCTAGATCTAATGTCACCCGCCATGAAGGTAGCAGGGGAACTCATGGAAATCCCTGATTTCGACACACCAGATTATAGTCAACCACTAAGTGAGGAAGCGGAACTTCTCGGCAAAATGAAGAAGGCCATTCTAATGGTAGCAGGCAAGGCTGTTGAAACCTTCGGAATGAATGTAGAAGAAGAGCAGGAAGTACTGATGTCTGTTGCCGACATGATCATCGAAACGTATGTGGCTCAGAGTGCCGTACTTCGCGCGGCAAAACTGACTCAATCAGGACATGCCAATGCAGAGGCCGCTCGTGAAATGGCTCGTCTCTACATGTATTTCGCAACTGAAAAACTTCATCTTGCAGGCAAAGAGGCCATCTACGCCTTCACCGAAGGAGATGAACAACGCATGATGCTAATGGGACTGCGCAGATTTACCAAATGGCAAAATCCACCAAATCCCAAAGAGCTTCGCCGCAGTATTGCCAAGCGCATTATTGAAGCGAACAAATATCCATTCTAA
- a CDS encoding acetyl-CoA C-acyltransferase has product MNAYIVAGYRSAVGKASRGSLRFYRPDDLAADVIKHLMNNLPDFDKSQIDDVIVGNAMPEGEQGLNVGRLISLIGLDTVDVPGVTVNRYCSSGLETIAMAAAKINAGMADAIIAGGSESMSFIPMGGWKVAPNYKLAKEHADYYNNMGLTAEAVAQKYKVSREDQDLFAYQSHQKAIQAIKTGRFNDDIAPINVEYKYLNEKEKIDTKNFVFDTDEGPRADTSIEALSRLRPVFATGGSVTAGNSSQTSDGAAFVFVVSEKFLEEHNLTPIARLVSYSVAGVEPRIMGIGPVKAIPKALEQANLKLNDIDLIELNEAFAAQSLAVLRELDINQDIVNVNGGAISLGHPLGCTGGKLTVQVLNELAKRDQKYGMVTMCVGTGQGAAGIFERLN; this is encoded by the coding sequence ATGAATGCATATATCGTAGCAGGATATAGAAGTGCCGTTGGCAAAGCTTCAAGAGGAAGTCTGCGTTTTTACCGACCAGATGATCTTGCCGCGGATGTCATCAAGCACTTGATGAACAACCTCCCCGATTTCGACAAATCACAAATTGATGATGTGATTGTTGGAAACGCTATGCCGGAAGGGGAACAAGGCTTGAACGTGGGTAGACTAATCTCTTTGATTGGCTTAGACACTGTTGATGTTCCAGGCGTTACCGTGAACCGATACTGCTCATCAGGATTGGAAACCATCGCCATGGCTGCGGCTAAAATCAACGCAGGAATGGCGGATGCCATCATTGCGGGCGGATCCGAATCTATGAGCTTCATCCCAATGGGAGGTTGGAAAGTGGCTCCCAACTACAAGTTGGCTAAAGAGCACGCTGACTACTACAACAACATGGGATTAACCGCCGAGGCTGTCGCTCAAAAGTACAAAGTGAGCCGAGAAGATCAGGATCTCTTCGCCTACCAGTCGCACCAAAAGGCCATCCAAGCCATTAAAACGGGGCGCTTTAACGACGATATCGCTCCCATCAATGTAGAGTACAAGTACTTGAATGAGAAGGAAAAAATCGATACCAAGAACTTTGTATTTGATACGGATGAAGGCCCTAGAGCGGACACTTCTATTGAGGCCCTGTCTCGCCTACGTCCTGTGTTTGCTACAGGCGGAAGCGTAACCGCGGGAAACTCATCCCAGACATCAGACGGTGCGGCCTTTGTATTTGTGGTAAGTGAAAAGTTCTTGGAAGAACACAACCTCACTCCTATCGCCAGACTGGTTAGCTATTCCGTTGCGGGTGTTGAACCTAGAATTATGGGCATCGGTCCGGTGAAAGCCATACCTAAAGCACTGGAGCAAGCCAACCTAAAATTAAACGACATTGATTTGATTGAGTTGAATGAGGCTTTTGCCGCACAATCGCTCGCAGTATTGCGCGAACTCGACATCAATCAAGACATCGTGAACGTGAACGGTGGAGCCATTTCGCTCGGTCACCCACTCGGTTGTACCGGAGGAAAGCTAACGGTTCAAGTATTGAATGAATTGGCCAAACGCGATCAGAAATACGGCATGGTTACCATGTGTGTAGGTACAGGCCAAGGTGCTGCAGGTATTTTCGAAAGACTGAATTAA
- a CDS encoding 3-hydroxyacyl-CoA dehydrogenase/enoyl-CoA hydratase family protein gives MKRTIRKAAVLGSGIMGSRIACHLANKGVEVLLLDIPPRELNERESAKGLTLEDPSVRNRIADENLQNAVKSNPSPLFDKAYANRIKTGNFDDHLSKISDVDWVIEVVVERLDIKQQLFERVEKYRKPGTLITSNTSGIPIHLMTEGRSDDFKAHFCGTHFFNPPRYLRLLEIIPTPHTKSEVVDFFMEYGDLYLGKTTVLAKDTPAFIANRIGIYGIMDLFHQVKELDMTIEEVDKLTGTLVGRPKSATFRTCDVVGLDTLVHVANGLHKACPDDEKNEVFALPSFIDKMMENQWLGDKTRQGFYKKVKNEDGSSEILAMDLNTMEYSSKKRVKFPSLEAAKPVTDLKERIAFLAKYKDKAGEFYRRSYAGLFAYVTNRIPEISDELFRIDQAMRAGFGWELGPFELWDAVGLDNGLKYIEERGETAADWVAKMKKNGVSSFYKTEGGVRYYYDVQTEEYKAIPGQDAYIILDTIRETKTVWANKESSIIDLGDGILNFEIRSKMNSLGSGVLAGLNKAIDMAEKDYRGLVIGNQGTNFSVGANLAMIFMMAIEQEWDELNFAIKYFQDTMMRVRYSDIPVVVAPHGMSLGGGCEMTLHADAVQAAAETYMGLVEFGVGVIPGGGGTKELTLRASDRYLKDDVELNSYRENFLNIGMAKVATSATEAMNMGYLIKGRDHISMNIDRQIQDAKRKAILLADMGYQRPIERTDIKVLGQQSLGMFRVGAFQMMEGHYISEHDLKMTEKLGWVMSGGDLSEPTLVSEQYLLKLEREAFLSLCGEKKTLERIQHMLKTGKPLRN, from the coding sequence ATGAAGAGAACCATTCGTAAAGCGGCCGTATTGGGTTCCGGCATTATGGGAAGTCGCATTGCCTGTCATCTTGCCAACAAAGGCGTTGAGGTATTGCTACTCGACATCCCGCCAAGGGAACTCAATGAAAGAGAAAGCGCCAAAGGCCTAACGCTAGAAGATCCATCTGTAAGAAATCGAATTGCCGATGAAAACTTACAGAATGCAGTAAAATCTAACCCTTCTCCGTTATTCGACAAGGCATATGCCAACCGAATCAAAACGGGCAACTTTGATGATCACCTTTCTAAAATCAGCGATGTTGATTGGGTTATCGAAGTTGTTGTTGAAAGACTAGACATCAAACAACAGCTCTTTGAGCGCGTGGAGAAATACCGCAAACCTGGAACATTGATTACCAGTAACACCTCCGGTATTCCCATTCACTTAATGACCGAAGGAAGAAGTGATGATTTCAAAGCCCATTTCTGCGGCACTCACTTCTTCAATCCTCCGCGTTATTTACGCCTATTGGAAATCATTCCAACGCCTCACACAAAAAGCGAAGTGGTCGATTTCTTTATGGAATACGGCGACCTCTACCTCGGTAAAACCACGGTACTCGCTAAAGACACACCTGCTTTCATTGCCAACCGAATTGGCATCTATGGAATTATGGACCTCTTCCATCAAGTGAAAGAGCTAGATATGACCATTGAGGAGGTTGACAAACTCACTGGCACGTTGGTAGGCCGACCTAAATCTGCTACCTTCAGAACATGTGACGTTGTGGGATTAGACACTCTTGTTCACGTAGCCAACGGCCTGCATAAAGCGTGTCCAGACGACGAGAAAAACGAAGTTTTCGCCTTGCCTTCTTTCATTGACAAAATGATGGAAAACCAATGGCTTGGTGATAAAACTCGTCAGGGTTTCTACAAAAAAGTAAAAAACGAAGACGGATCGAGTGAGATCTTGGCCATGGACCTCAACACCATGGAATACTCCTCAAAGAAACGCGTTAAGTTCCCTTCACTCGAAGCTGCGAAACCCGTTACGGATCTCAAGGAGAGAATTGCTTTCCTGGCTAAATACAAAGACAAAGCAGGCGAATTTTACCGTCGATCGTATGCCGGGCTCTTCGCATATGTAACCAATAGAATCCCAGAAATCTCTGACGAATTGTTCCGCATTGATCAGGCGATGAGAGCCGGATTTGGATGGGAATTGGGGCCGTTTGAACTCTGGGATGCCGTTGGCCTCGACAATGGATTGAAATACATTGAAGAACGCGGTGAAACGGCAGCCGACTGGGTTGCAAAAATGAAGAAGAACGGTGTTTCTAGCTTCTACAAAACCGAAGGAGGCGTACGTTATTACTACGACGTTCAGACCGAAGAGTACAAAGCTATCCCAGGACAAGATGCATACATCATCCTAGACACCATTCGCGAAACCAAAACGGTATGGGCGAACAAGGAAAGCTCAATTATCGACTTGGGAGACGGAATCTTAAACTTCGAGATACGCTCTAAAATGAACTCTTTGGGCAGTGGCGTACTCGCGGGGTTAAACAAGGCCATTGATATGGCTGAGAAGGACTATCGAGGACTCGTCATTGGGAACCAAGGAACCAACTTTAGCGTAGGAGCAAACTTGGCTATGATCTTCATGATGGCTATTGAACAAGAGTGGGACGAACTCAATTTTGCCATCAAGTACTTCCAAGATACCATGATGCGTGTGCGATACAGCGACATTCCTGTTGTGGTTGCCCCGCACGGCATGAGCTTGGGTGGAGGCTGTGAAATGACTCTCCACGCAGATGCCGTACAAGCCGCAGCTGAAACCTACATGGGATTGGTTGAATTTGGCGTTGGTGTTATTCCGGGTGGTGGTGGAACAAAAGAACTCACACTCCGTGCGAGCGACCGCTACTTGAAGGATGACGTAGAACTCAACAGCTACCGAGAGAACTTCTTGAATATCGGTATGGCCAAGGTAGCAACCTCTGCGACTGAAGCCATGAATATGGGTTACCTCATCAAAGGAAGAGACCATATCAGCATGAACATCGATCGTCAGATTCAAGATGCAAAGAGAAAGGCCATTTTGCTCGCTGACATGGGATATCAACGTCCTATTGAAAGAACAGACATCAAAGTTTTGGGTCAGCAATCACTCGGTATGTTCCGTGTGGGCGCGTTCCAAATGATGGAAGGTCATTACATCTCAGAGCACGATCTCAAGATGACCGAAAAGCTTGGATGGGTAATGTCAGGTGGAGATCTATCCGAACCGACATTAGTAAGCGAACAATACTTACTCAAGCTTGAACGCGAAGCCTTCCTTAGTCTTTGCGGTGAGAAGAAGACTCTTGAAAGAATACAACATATGCTGAAGACGGGTAAACCGCTTCGCAACTAA
- a CDS encoding MarR family winged helix-turn-helix transcriptional regulator translates to MRPEETVDFHIKFTWQGIARWYNDYAAQFDTTMATGYVLLNVDQENGTPSTSLGPKMGMEPTSLSRLLKVMEERNLIRRAPHPEDGRVVLIFLTDFGIEQREHAKEAVLKFNRAVKEKVSKTDLNGFFRTMNKINILIEQLNEELHHEENHS, encoded by the coding sequence ATGCGCCCCGAAGAAACTGTAGATTTTCACATCAAGTTTACTTGGCAGGGAATTGCGCGTTGGTACAACGATTATGCGGCTCAGTTTGATACGACAATGGCAACCGGTTATGTGTTGCTGAACGTCGATCAAGAAAACGGTACACCAAGTACTAGTCTGGGACCTAAAATGGGAATGGAACCGACTAGCCTCTCTCGCCTTCTCAAAGTAATGGAAGAGCGCAACCTCATCCGGAGAGCTCCGCATCCGGAAGATGGTCGCGTTGTCCTGATTTTCCTTACTGATTTTGGTATTGAACAGCGTGAACACGCTAAAGAAGCTGTATTGAAATTCAACCGTGCGGTAAAAGAAAAAGTATCGAAGACGGATTTGAATGGCTTCTTCAGGACCATGAATAAGATCAATATTTTAATAGAACAACTCAACGAAGAACTTCATCATGAAGAGAACCATTCGTAA
- a CDS encoding LPP20 family lipoprotein: MPLSIKSFALTALTLLLFASCGSKKEISNGQPKPEWVQSKPIDPFYYIGIGVSPIQADGSHLQRAKSNALSDLSSEISVEISATSLLYQMEQNQRFREEFRAQTELNSLETVDGYELVGSYEADGYYWIQYRLDKASYASQRAARKQTAVDRAKSYYDLALESRKAHKIQESLTHTLTALAELKLYLNEPISANGVDGDFGIRLYTFVNELVSEIQIKPMMERVTIVRYDAQAEQSWFFETTTKDGSPLENIPVYLYYTGGFLRENQVRSDALGRIFTSLPKAETNAEHERLEADINFVAIAESATRDPLLRMLLTRQFGDRAEIKVDVRAPAVYMESDERIESNPLPNPPIEQSLRSFLLSNQFTTTPYKEHADLWIEIHAVATAYGTRDQMHLSRLSGEIVVKDKTGRLLRSFPLSSFQGVQLSEQLAGQDAYRRAIRELEDHEFRKLLIQ; the protein is encoded by the coding sequence ATGCCACTCTCAATAAAATCATTTGCTTTAACTGCACTCACTCTTCTCCTTTTTGCCTCATGTGGAAGTAAAAAGGAGATCAGTAATGGACAGCCTAAACCAGAATGGGTTCAATCCAAACCGATTGATCCGTTCTATTACATCGGCATCGGCGTTTCACCTATTCAGGCGGATGGCAGTCACCTTCAACGGGCAAAGAGCAATGCACTTTCCGACCTTTCCAGCGAAATCTCTGTAGAGATTAGTGCCACTAGCTTGCTCTATCAGATGGAGCAAAATCAAAGATTTAGAGAAGAGTTTAGAGCACAAACCGAATTAAACTCACTAGAGACCGTTGATGGCTACGAACTTGTTGGCAGCTATGAAGCGGATGGTTACTATTGGATTCAATACCGATTAGACAAGGCATCTTACGCTTCACAACGAGCGGCCCGCAAACAGACTGCGGTAGATCGTGCGAAATCTTACTACGACCTCGCACTCGAATCGCGTAAAGCACATAAAATACAAGAATCACTTACCCATACTCTTACTGCATTGGCTGAGCTCAAGCTCTACTTGAACGAACCCATTTCGGCCAACGGAGTGGATGGAGATTTCGGCATTCGCCTTTACACTTTCGTCAATGAGCTAGTGAGCGAAATCCAGATCAAGCCCATGATGGAGCGTGTTACTATCGTTCGCTATGACGCACAAGCCGAGCAGAGTTGGTTCTTTGAAACCACCACAAAAGACGGTTCTCCATTAGAGAACATACCAGTCTATTTATACTATACTGGAGGTTTCTTACGAGAAAATCAAGTTCGAAGTGATGCACTTGGTCGCATCTTCACTTCACTACCTAAAGCGGAAACCAACGCAGAGCACGAGCGATTAGAGGCCGATATCAACTTTGTAGCTATTGCCGAAAGCGCTACTCGTGATCCATTGTTGCGAATGCTTCTCACCCGGCAATTTGGCGACAGAGCCGAAATAAAAGTGGATGTTCGCGCACCAGCCGTTTACATGGAGAGTGATGAGCGCATTGAAAGCAATCCATTGCCGAACCCTCCCATTGAGCAGTCGCTACGAAGCTTCTTATTGAGCAATCAATTCACTACTACACCGTACAAGGAACATGCTGATTTGTGGATAGAAATCCACGCCGTTGCAACCGCATATGGAACTCGAGATCAAATGCACCTCTCTAGATTATCAGGTGAAATAGTGGTCAAGGACAAAACTGGTCGACTTCTACGCAGTTTCCCGCTTTCCAGTTTCCAAGGTGTTCAACTCTCTGAACAACTGGCAGGACAAGATGCGTATCGCCGAGCCATCCGAGAGCTCGAAGATCATGAATTCAGGAAGTTACTGATTCAATAA
- a CDS encoding CsgG/HfaB family protein, with product MKNYYIILPLLILSIFLSACSGSKKMFKRGQELEEAGMYEQAALAYMDALRRDNDNIEALIALKSTAQIVVDEKYGEFFRAVQGGDDKLAIQSYREAESFRERLSQYNVNIARPAGHEADYEQARDRYCEVRYQEGRSALGAKEFSKAEAIFREINALKSDFKDVPQLLRLSQARPLYNSAMEAFDARKYRLAYRLFDQLESQHGEFENSANLKATALRNGQFGLGLMNFENHTNYGGVEALISSRVTRILQEKNDPFLKLIDRSMISQLTDEQIRAMQGQSDPTTAAEAGKLVGARAILVGELVSMSVEEGNMQRSRRPGYIGRNVTRTNSEGERYTVMTYSKVWYYHVEQASKVNAIFQFKLVDVETGEILATNAINVSEDDQVEYAQYNGETRFLYMGDWTTMDRDKEGDRVLNDSRNKRTLDNQLRARTQLNSIEDMKESVFNKISEQVASEVYNSYMNIQD from the coding sequence TTGAAAAACTATTACATCATATTACCCCTACTCATCTTGAGTATTTTCCTTTCTGCCTGCAGCGGCTCAAAGAAGATGTTTAAGCGTGGGCAAGAGTTAGAAGAAGCCGGAATGTACGAACAGGCGGCCCTTGCCTACATGGACGCCTTGAGAAGAGACAACGACAACATCGAAGCTCTCATCGCTTTGAAGAGCACTGCTCAAATTGTAGTAGATGAGAAGTACGGAGAATTTTTTAGAGCCGTTCAAGGAGGCGATGACAAACTAGCCATTCAGAGTTATCGCGAAGCAGAGAGCTTTAGAGAACGTCTTAGTCAGTACAATGTTAACATTGCTCGACCAGCCGGACACGAGGCGGACTACGAGCAAGCGAGAGATCGCTATTGTGAGGTTAGATACCAAGAAGGTAGAAGCGCTTTAGGAGCAAAAGAATTCTCGAAAGCGGAAGCCATTTTCCGGGAAATAAACGCGCTCAAATCCGATTTCAAAGACGTGCCTCAGCTCTTGAGACTGAGTCAAGCTAGACCGCTTTACAACAGCGCCATGGAAGCATTTGACGCTCGCAAATACAGACTAGCCTACCGACTTTTTGATCAACTCGAATCACAACACGGCGAATTTGAGAACAGCGCGAACCTGAAAGCTACCGCCCTTAGAAATGGGCAGTTTGGTTTGGGGTTGATGAATTTTGAAAACCACACGAACTACGGCGGCGTTGAAGCGCTTATATCCAGCAGAGTAACCCGAATTCTCCAAGAAAAAAACGACCCCTTCTTGAAATTGATTGATCGCTCGATGATTAGTCAATTAACAGATGAACAAATTAGAGCCATGCAAGGTCAGAGCGACCCTACCACTGCTGCGGAAGCTGGGAAACTGGTGGGAGCCAGAGCCATCTTGGTTGGAGAACTCGTGAGTATGAGTGTAGAGGAAGGCAACATGCAGAGGTCACGCAGGCCGGGATACATCGGTAGAAATGTCACTCGCACCAACAGTGAAGGCGAAAGATACACCGTGATGACTTACAGCAAGGTTTGGTACTATCACGTGGAGCAAGCTTCTAAGGTCAATGCCATCTTCCAATTCAAGTTGGTAGATGTAGAAACTGGAGAAATTTTGGCAACCAACGCCATTAATGTAAGCGAAGACGATCAAGTGGAATACGCTCAATACAATGGCGAAACGCGCTTCCTGTACATGGGAGATTGGACAACCATGGATCGCGACAAGGAAGGTGACAGAGTCTTAAATGATTCCAGAAATAAAAGAACCTTAGACAATCAGCTCAGAGCGAGAACTCAGCTCAACTCTATTGAAGACATGAAAGAAAGTGTATTCAATAAAATTTCAGAACAAGTAGCATCAGAGGTTTACAATAGCTACATGAACATTCAGGATTAA
- a CDS encoding toxin-antitoxin system YwqK family antitoxin, producing the protein MKRLMTIAMMLAGGLLFAQEVRTETYENGQTKTQYTVYGNYIEMIAFYQDGQVKETGSYLANKPHGEYRQYNEAGDLISAGEYVNGEKEGIWLYRAGGGDMLYQIEYVDNVRTTVNRWVAVE; encoded by the coding sequence ATGAAAAGATTAATGACGATTGCGATGATGTTGGCGGGAGGCTTACTCTTCGCACAGGAAGTAAGAACAGAGACTTACGAGAACGGACAGACAAAAACTCAATATACCGTTTACGGAAACTACATCGAGATGATTGCATTTTATCAAGATGGTCAGGTGAAAGAAACGGGATCTTACCTTGCGAATAAGCCACATGGTGAGTACCGTCAGTACAATGAAGCAGGCGATTTGATTAGCGCCGGTGAATATGTGAACGGAGAGAAAGAAGGCATTTGGTTGTATAGAGCCGGTGGTGGCGATATGCTTTACCAGATTGAATACGTAGACAATGTTCGAACAACGGTGAATCGTTGGGTGGCTGTAGAATAG
- a CDS encoding YaaA family protein yields MKFILSPSKRQQTQSICDFEPSTLPHYQSESERVAKVVKSYSENVLKKRLTLSDVLGAEVYRTWDSWGESNTDVLSAIELFQGDVYDGLDFVTLSNTQRVKAAQNGIVMSGLYGMLRGTDAVQPYRLDLKDDVSVNGKSLSVFWKKTFESNLLPIAEGEVYIDLTSSEYYSILPKIYKENSIRVDFKEEVSGKLKTVSFFAKRARGIFARWIVQNSISEVAEIKQFNLEGYSLNEDASKNQLWVFSRKPQSH; encoded by the coding sequence ATGAAGTTCATCTTAAGCCCTTCCAAGCGTCAGCAAACGCAGTCGATTTGCGACTTCGAACCCAGTACCCTTCCGCATTATCAATCCGAATCGGAGAGAGTAGCTAAGGTGGTGAAGTCGTACTCTGAGAATGTGTTGAAAAAGAGACTCACTCTTTCTGATGTGCTCGGGGCAGAAGTTTATCGCACTTGGGATTCTTGGGGAGAGTCCAATACCGATGTTTTGTCTGCCATTGAATTATTTCAAGGGGATGTTTACGATGGACTTGATTTCGTTACCCTTTCAAATACGCAGCGTGTCAAGGCGGCTCAGAACGGAATTGTGATGAGTGGATTGTACGGTATGTTGCGCGGTACGGATGCTGTACAGCCGTATCGATTGGATCTCAAGGATGATGTTTCAGTGAATGGGAAATCTCTCTCGGTGTTTTGGAAAAAGACGTTCGAATCGAACTTGCTGCCAATAGCAGAAGGTGAGGTTTATATTGATTTAACGAGTTCGGAGTACTATTCCATTTTGCCAAAAATCTACAAAGAGAATTCTATCCGAGTTGATTTCAAGGAAGAAGTGAGCGGTAAACTTAAAACTGTGTCATTCTTCGCGAAACGTGCCCGTGGTATTTTCGCAAGGTGGATTGTTCAGAACTCGATTTCTGAAGTCGCTGAAATCAAACAATTCAACCTAGAGGGGTATTCTTTAAATGAAGATGCTTCGAAGAACCAATTATGGGTGTTTTCAAGAAAGCCGCAGTCGCATTAA
- a CDS encoding outer membrane beta-barrel protein, whose product MGVFKKAAVALILIAFSQGGLAQGRLSYWEFGPFVGTLSSSSEIATDPIPNIFREARPQIGVQAEYFFGPYIGIGGNVNLGWIYAADENHTNVRRGLEVRSSLATAELHLTVNLWSYGRFRRATHWVPYFALGGGVAAVQTYNYGSQYTPSNTTFTEGTTMNGILNFGIGAKFKLSLTQGLAIELNGSIMHSDRLEGFRYDGVENAPDIYGGLRVRYSFMSILKRGTY is encoded by the coding sequence ATGGGTGTTTTCAAGAAAGCCGCAGTCGCATTAATTCTAATCGCTTTTTCTCAAGGAGGATTGGCTCAAGGAAGATTATCCTATTGGGAATTTGGCCCTTTTGTGGGAACCTTGAGTTCCTCGTCGGAAATAGCGACTGACCCAATTCCCAACATTTTCCGCGAAGCTAGACCTCAAATTGGCGTTCAGGCAGAGTATTTTTTTGGTCCCTACATCGGTATTGGTGGGAATGTGAATTTAGGATGGATTTATGCGGCCGATGAGAATCATACAAATGTTAGAAGGGGCCTGGAAGTCCGATCGAGTTTAGCTACAGCGGAACTTCATTTGACCGTGAATTTATGGTCGTATGGCCGATTTAGACGCGCTACCCATTGGGTTCCCTATTTCGCTTTGGGCGGGGGCGTAGCAGCGGTTCAGACCTACAATTACGGATCGCAGTATACACCGTCAAACACCACTTTTACGGAAGGGACAACGATGAACGGCATTCTTAACTTTGGCATTGGAGCAAAGTTCAAGCTGAGTCTTACCCAAGGTCTTGCGATTGAGTTGAACGGATCTATTATGCACAGCGATAGATTGGAAGGGTTTCGGTACGATGGAGTGGAGAATGCACCCGACATTTACGGAGGACTTCGCGTTCGATATTCTTTCATGAGCATCCTCAAACGAGGAACGTATTAA